GATCACCAGGACGATACACATGACGGGTATCAGCGCGATCAGGCGGCGTAGGATGAAACTCGCCATGTCTGTTGTTCACTCTCTTCCTGCGGAACCGCCGCCTGGCGGCGGACTGCATATGCTAAAGACCTGGAACGTCAGCCGGCGACACTTTGCCGCCGGCCGACGCGTCGCGCAGGCCTTATTTCTTGGAAACGGACCAGTATTCGTTGAGCGGCGGTGCGCTGTTGACGACAAGCCCCTCGACATTGGCCCGGGTAAAGACGATCAACTTCGGGCTGAAGAGATAGGCGCCCGGCACCCGTTCAGCGATCTTTTCCTGCACCGTGAAGTAGAGCTGCTTGCGGGCTTCCATGTCGGGCGTCTGCTGTGCCTTCAGGATCAGAGCATCAAGTTCCTCATCCTTCGGCATGCGGAAGGTCATCGCCGTATCGGCAAGGCTCGACAGGTAACCGATGGTGATATGGGCGTCGGGATCATTGTACCATGGCTGGCGGCCGTCCAGCGCGACATCGAACTGTCCTGCCGTCTGCAGGCCACGCAGCGCCGGAAACTCCGTCTGCTCGATGGTGGCGGTGATGCCGATATCGGCAAGATTGGCCTGAACGAAGGTTGCGACCGCGCCCCAGAGCGGGCCCTGGAAGCTGTAGAGCTTCAAATTGAGCGATGAGGGATCGATGCCGGCCTCCGACAGCAGCGATTTCGCCAGGTCGGGATCATATTTCGGCGCCATTTCCTTCATTTTCGGATTGAACGCCCAGCTATTGCTGGTCAGCGGACCATAGACCCGTTCCGCCGTGCCACCGAACACACCCTCGAGAAGACCATCATAATCGATGGCGTGAGCAATGGCCTGACGTGCCTTCAGATTGGAGAAAGGACCATCGGTCTTGCTGTTGTTGAATTCGAGCTGACGAATGATCTGGCTGGATGTTTCCAGAACCTTCACATCCGCATTCGCCTTCAGCGCCTCGATGTCTTCCGCTGCAATTGCCGAAAGCTGACCCTGCTGCTGGACGATGTCGACGCCGCCGCCTTCAAGCTCGAGGCGACGCGTGGAGGCATCCGGAATGATGCGATAGATGATCTGCTGCAGCTTCGGCGCGCCGCGGAAATAGTCCGGATTGGCTTCGAGCACGACATTCGTGTCGGCCTGGGCGCTCTTGAAGGAGAAGGGTCCCGTGCCGACAGGGTTGGAGGCGAACTGATCACCGTATTTCTTTACGGCAGTCGGGCTGACGATCGCAGCTTGCGGCTGGGCGAGAATCGACAGGAAGGCCGGATAGGCGGCCGAAAGCGTGACCTTGAGCTCGGTCGGGGACACCACGGTGATGTCCTGGATCAGGTCGAACGTGGCTTTGACATAGGGATTGGTCGTCTTCGTACGTTCCAGCGAGAACTTGACCGCTTCCGCGTCGAAGGCGGTGCCATCCTGGAATTTTACGCCTTCCCGCAGCTTGAAATCGAAGACCTTGCCATCGTCGGAGACTGTCCAGCTCGTTGCCAGGCGGCCTTCGAGGGCCTTGAAGTCGGGCGCGGTCCAGGCGACCAGCGTGTCGAAGACATTCAAGATGATTTCGCTGCCGATCGGTTCGGCACGGTTCGTGCCCGGCTCCAGGCTGACCGGATCAGACGGCACAGCCACGACCAGGGTCTTCAGCCTTGCATCATCCTGCCCATAGGCAGCCGAGGCAAGCAGCGGCAAGGCCACCGCAGCGGCCGCAATGCGTTTCCAGATAGTCATCAGTTCACCCCTTTTGTTGTCACCGAGCAGGCCGGGCATCGTCGGTCTCGCCCGTTTCCTTCTGTGATATACTACGAAATATATCAAGACTGCCGAGGCTGTAAAGCCACGCTGGCGCAGAATTGAACACGCCAGCTGGTTGCCTAGTTATTATGCTGTTTTTGCGTGAGGACGCGCACCGATCACAACCGGTCGCGCCGGATCATGAACCCAGGCAGACCAGGAGCCAGGATACATGGCCGCGGTGACCCCGATCGAAGCCAGGGCAAGCACCGTATGCGCCGCGGACATGCCGGCGCCGCAATAGACCCCGACCGGCCTGGATCCATCTGCTCCGAGAGCCGCATACATTTCCGCCAGGGTCGCCGCATCGGTGAAATTTCCATAATCGGTGACATTGTCCGGCGCAGGCGCGCTGATGGCGCCGGGAATATGGCCGCGTGGAGCCTGGCCTTCCGCCACTGGGCCGCCAATATAGTTCGGCCGGATTCGCGCATCGAGCAGGACGCCATTGGCGGCGAGCGTCAGCGCCTCCTCCGGCCCGAATTCCGGCATATGGCCTGCCGAGAGGTTGATGCTGCTGGGCGCGGGCGCGGCGCTTTCCTGGGATGTCGGCAAACCGGCTGCGACCCATGCGGGCAAGCCGCCATCGAGAACCCTGACATCGGGCAGGCCCGCCCATTTCAGAACCCACCAGGCACGAGCGGCCGTCATGCTGCGATCGGCATCATAGACGATGATGGTCGCCTCCGGCCGCAAACCCCACTGCCGTGCCTTTGCCTGCAACACTGCGATATCGGGCAGAGGACGTTGTCCATGTTCGGCAGAGGGTGGCGCCTGAAAATCCTCATAGGCCTGCGTATCGATGGCGCCGGGCACACGATGACCGTCGAAAGAGGACTTGCCCGTATAGGGGTTGATTGACTGGACGGCGAGAATCGTCACGTCCCGCCCGCAAAGGCGCATCTCGTTCAGCTCCTGCGGCGTCACCAGCACGCTGCGGCGGATTTCGTCTCGGTCCATTCCAGCCTCTCTCGTTCCTATGCACCCTAGCTTCCGACAGGATTGCAGGCTTGGCAAGCTAAAATATATTACGTAGTATATCAGAAAAATTTTTGCTTGATCGGCCGGATCCCGTGCCGGTTGGATCCACCCGGAGCGTTCCGCCATGACCATTCTATCCGTGCGCAACCTGACGACCGCCTTTCGCCGAGCCGGCCAATGGCATGCGGTGGTGAATGATGTGAGCCTTGATGTGAATGCCGGCGAGACCGTTGCCATCGTAGGAGAATCCGGTTCCGGAAAAAGCGTCACCGCAATGTCCATCATGCGGCTTCTGCCGGAACGCACCTCCCGGGTTTCGGGCCATGTGGATCTCGAAGGCCGCGATCTCCTCTCCCTCAGCGAATATGAGATGCAGGATGTGCGCGGCAACCAGATCGCCATGATCTTTCAAGAGCCGATGACCTCGCTCAATCCCGTCATGAGTGTCGGCCGGCAGATTTCCGAAGCCATCCGCCGGCACCGCCGGATCAGCGCCGCCGATGCGAGGCGGGAAACCATCAGTCTGTTCGAACGCGTGCGAATTCCGGCCGCGACCAAGCGGTTCGACGAATATCCGCATCAATTGTCCGGCGGCACGCTGCAGCGGGTGATGATCGCAATGGCATTGGCATCGCGCCCGCGCCTGTTGATCGCCGACGAGCCGACAACGGCGCTCGA
The sequence above is a segment of the Rhizobium sp. SSA_523 genome. Coding sequences within it:
- a CDS encoding sulfurtransferase, whose product is MDRDEIRRSVLVTPQELNEMRLCGRDVTILAVQSINPYTGKSSFDGHRVPGAIDTQAYEDFQAPPSAEHGQRPLPDIAVLQAKARQWGLRPEATIIVYDADRSMTAARAWWVLKWAGLPDVRVLDGGLPAWVAAGLPTSQESAAPAPSSINLSAGHMPEFGPEEALTLAANGVLLDARIRPNYIGGPVAEGQAPRGHIPGAISAPAPDNVTDYGNFTDAATLAEMYAALGADGSRPVGVYCGAGMSAAHTVLALASIGVTAAMYPGSWSAWVHDPARPVVIGARPHAKTA
- a CDS encoding ABC transporter substrate-binding protein produces the protein MTIWKRIAAAAVALPLLASAAYGQDDARLKTLVVAVPSDPVSLEPGTNRAEPIGSEIILNVFDTLVAWTAPDFKALEGRLATSWTVSDDGKVFDFKLREGVKFQDGTAFDAEAVKFSLERTKTTNPYVKATFDLIQDITVVSPTELKVTLSAAYPAFLSILAQPQAAIVSPTAVKKYGDQFASNPVGTGPFSFKSAQADTNVVLEANPDYFRGAPKLQQIIYRIIPDASTRRLELEGGGVDIVQQQGQLSAIAAEDIEALKANADVKVLETSSQIIRQLEFNNSKTDGPFSNLKARQAIAHAIDYDGLLEGVFGGTAERVYGPLTSNSWAFNPKMKEMAPKYDPDLAKSLLSEAGIDPSSLNLKLYSFQGPLWGAVATFVQANLADIGITATIEQTEFPALRGLQTAGQFDVALDGRQPWYNDPDAHITIGYLSSLADTAMTFRMPKDEELDALILKAQQTPDMEARKQLYFTVQEKIAERVPGAYLFSPKLIVFTRANVEGLVVNSAPPLNEYWSVSKK